CCTTTGGGCTGCCTCGGCCCCAGCAGCCACAGCAGGAGGAGGTGACATCCCCCGTGGTGCCTCCCTCTGTCAAGACTCCAACACCTGAACCAGCTGAGGTGGAGACCCGCAAGGTAGGGGCTACGTGGGTATGGGTGTCTTGGTGGTCATAGTAGAATGGAGGCAGAGAGGACATCTCAAATAAGGCTTTGTCCTTTAGAGGAAAAAACGAATATATGTCAGCTTCCCGGCAGCCATGTCCTAAGAGCTGGAAAGACTTCCGAGGGCTGAGGGTTTTTAACTGACTGGTCTCTACTTTagtgaccctctctgccctctcttccTAGGTGGTGCTGATGCAGTGCAACATTGAGTCAGTGGAGGAGGGAGTCAAACACCATGTAATGCTCAGGGCCAGGGCTGCACTGGGCTGGGTggccagggggagggggagagaagccTCATTATCTGTTTTATCCTCCAGCTGACGCTTCTGTTGAAGCTGGAGGACAAACTGAACCGGCACCTGAGCTGTGACCTCATGCCAAGTGAGTCCTTTCCCTCGGAAGATGGAGAGTCTATGAGCCTTACCCCTGAGGGACATAATCAGGGGTGGTGGAGATGACAAGGCAATAATAACACATTGACTAACACAGAATGAATATCTTAGCCCCTAAAATTGGTGGGTGGATCTGACAGTTTTGCTTGTACCATTCTTTTCTAGCCAGGGTAACCTGATTAGGGCTATTTTAAGAGTTCTGTGTCCCTCACTCCATACTTTCCTCaacctctcctgtttctctcGCTGTCAGATGAGAACATCCCagagttggcagctgagctggtGCAGCTGGGCTTCATTAGCGAGGTGAGGTTCCTTCCTTCATCTGCCCTGGCTGCCTCCATTCCTCCTTTTCTCTCAGGCCCTGTCTCACTGAGCTCTCTCCCCTAGGCTGACCAGAGCCGACTGACTTCTCTGctagaggagactctgaacaaGTTCAATTTTGCCAGGAACAGCACCCTCAACTCTGCCGCTGTCACCGTCTCCTCTTAGAGCTCACTTGGGCCAGGCCCCTAATCTGAGCTGCGGCTGTCACTAGATGTGCGACAGCCCTCTTgaccccctccccccagtcagtATTACCCTGTGAAGCCCTGTCTCTCCTtcggagggctttggggactccCTGGTTCTGAGCATCATCCTCCTctgctccttctcttcctcccctctgcactttgtttacttgttttgcACAGACGTGGGCCTGGGCCTTCTCAGCAGCCACCTTCTAGTTGGGGGCTAGTagctgacctgctggctcccgcCCAGCCTATGTGGAAAGCAGGCCCGCGGGCACTGGGGGAGCTGAATTCTGCAATCCCGCTGGGGCAGACGGGCGGGAGAGAAGGGTGGTGCTGCAGTGGTGGCCCTCGGGGGGCCATTGGGTTCACCTCAGTTGCTGCTGTAATAAAAGTCTACTTTTTGCTAAAAGCGTCGTGTGTGTTTGGCCTTACCCGCTAGGGGGAGCGGGGATCCGAGCCCGCCGCCAGGGGCGCGGTGGTTGGGCTTCCTTCAGGTAGTAATCGGGGCGGAACTGGGCCGCAGGCCGCGGGGCGGGGCCAGAACCAGGTAGGGCTGCCCGGCGGCGGCGAGGCGCGTAGGAGCAGGATGAGGTGCCGCCGCCTCTGCAGATTCGGTAATTTCCGGCCCTTCCGACTCCCCTGCGACTTCTCTTCCTCTGCTCATCCTACAGCCCAAGGTTAACCTGGGGCTGCCTGCGACCCGCGTGCCTTCCCTGTCCCCCGGCTCAGGCCCGTCCCTCCGCCCTGCTTTACAGACGCGGCCCGGGGGCCCCAGCGGCTTATGAGTGTGGGGCTTGCGCTGATCCTGGTGGGCCACGTGAACCTGCTGCTCGGGGCCGTGCTGCACGGCACCGTCCTGCGGCACGTGGCCAATCCCCGCGGCGCCGTCACACCAGAATACACCACAGCCAATGTCATCTCCGTGGGCTCGGGGCTGCTGGTGAGCCGACGGGTGGGGCGGGGCCGAGGGCGGTGAGCGCTGAGAGCAGAGCAGGCCTCAGGCCTTGTGTCTTCCATAGAGTGTTTCCGTGGGACTTGTGGCCCTCCTGGCATCCAGGAATCTTCTTTGCCCGCCACTGGTGAGAGGGGACTTCTCGAGCTTGTAAGGAAGCCTTTGCCCAGGGAAATGGGGGGTGATTCAGCTCCATCTTTAAATGGGGAGGAGCCTCAATCAGAAGCTGAGGTGTCTAGTCAGTGGGAAAATTAGCCACCCTCAGCTGCTCACTCTGATCTTCTGCCCCTGCCAGCACTGGGCCCTGCTGGCCCTAGCTCTGGTGAATCTGCTCTTGTCTGCTGCGTGCTCCCTGGGCCTCCTCCTTGCTGTGTCACTCACTGTGGCCAATGGTGGCCGCCGTCTTATCGCTGACTGCCATCCAGGACTGCTGGATCCTTTGGTACCACTGGACCAGGGGTCTGGACATGCTGACTGCCCCTTTGACCCCACGAGAATCTACGTGAGCATACTCTTTCTCATCCTTTTTGCAGTCCTCAAAGCTTTGGCCCTTCTGCCCTTTTAATTTTGCCTACTTACTCCTCCTGCCTCACTCTGTTAGTCCCCATCCTTTATCCTTGCCTTTTAGGATACAGCCTTGGCTCTTTGGATCCCTTCTTTGGTCATGTCTGCAGTGGAGGTGGGGCTGTCTGGTTACTGCTGTTTGGCTGCACTCATCCTTCGAGGGGTTGGGCCCTGCAGGAAGGAAGGGCTGCAGCAGCAGGTAAGGAAGAAGAGCAGGAAGGTTCCTGGGCTCTCCTGCTGAGAAACTTGTGAGGAGGGCTTTAAAAGTTTAGATTCCATTGAAAAGATGCTAATCTATAATTCAGGGCCAGGGTACTAACTCCACCCTCTTCCGCAGCTGGAGGAACTGACAGAGCTTGAACCACCTAAATGCAAAAGGCAGGAAAATGAGCAGCTACTGGTTCAAAATCAAGAAATCCAGGCATCCCAGAAAAGTTGGGTTTAGGACAGGTAATGGGCTATGAGGGCTGTGGCCTGAGTAAGAGTGGGGGCAGGGAACTGCCCTTAGAACTGGGTCTGGTTCTTTGCTGCTTCCCCCTCTGACCTGGGCTCTCCCCTCTATCAAGCAGGTGCTGTTCCAGAGGCTCAGTTCACAAGGGTTGGCCACTAAGCAGGGGACCCTGACCCCTACGGCAGTATAAACAGTTGTAATAAAATAACTTCTCTGTTTTTGCACTCAATCATGATTCCTTTTGCAGGGAAGGGGCACTGGGCTGGTGATGGGGGTGACCTTGATCAAAGAATACAGTGGTCTCACTTACTTATAAAACTTTAATGAGTTTATAACTTCCCTTAGCTCTATCAGCTAATGAAAGGAAAAGCTAGTGCTGGGTAGCCCTCCACACCACTGGCTGATGAATTTCAGCACATCCTGGCACACTGGGCTGTGAGAAGTCTGTgagcaaatggaaagaaaatgagaGGAACACATTACTGCTGCTGAGAGAAACATTCCTGATATAAAGAATATCCGTTCCAGCTCGCTACCATGGGGAGCAGGGCTCAGGGTCTATACCCACCTTCTTGACAACCCCGCCCACCCTTCGAGTATTTTAGGCTTTTTTTCCAGTGCTGTTCTCCCTGTCCTCATCCTTTAAGTCTCTCTAACCTTGATGGCCATAAGGAATTTATTCCAGTTGTCCTTGTTAGCTGCCTTCCCTGGCCGCTTAAATTCAATTTTGTTCCTCAGAATGGGGTATCCTGTGGagcaagaaaaaaagatgaactgGGATTTCAGAGGAATTGAGAGGATAAAAATGAAGAGCAACCTGGTAGAAAACAGGATGCTCCTATTTTCTGTACTCCCTACTGAATAATagtaaaataaagtttattgatcctactatttttccttcctttccacccACCACAGGATATGGGGTGCTGGAGGGTTCTATACCTGTAATAAGGCAGGGTAGTGCCCGAACTCCAGTGCTCGCCGCCATCAGGGAAGCCTCATAGGTGCCACGCTCATCCCGGGGCAGAACTTGCTCTAGCCGCTGGTCCATTGAGACTGTGAGCACCCAGTCACGAACCTCTTCTCTCTCAGCCTCCTAGGAAGGACAGAGGGAGCAGCAGCTTCACAAAGGGCAGGGCAACTGGGTGATGAATAAGTGAGGGGTTTGTTAAGTCCTCATCCTGTACACCAGCTTTCAGCCACAAATGACCTCCCTGGATTGGGGTCACAATCACAGCCTTATCCTTCTACTCTGCTTCTACTTCCACTGAGAACAGTGAGGGCTGATAGCAAAGAAGGCAGCACAAAGATGTTGCTGACTGATGCTCATTACAAAGGGTTGGGAGGATCAACTAAAGTGTCTTCCCTTCTCAGTGCACTCACACACTGGTGAGGCCTTCCCATTCTCCAACCCTGCGTCCTTACCGGTACATGCTGCTTGGCTGGAAGTGGCACCTCAAAGGGAATATCTGTTTCCTGAAAGTCAGAGTGGTCAAGGGCATCCAGAGTCCCTTCTTCAATTGCCTGTGGAAGAGTGGGCAGCCCTGAGATAGGCACAGCTTGCGACACGCAAAACCTCTCAGCCTCTGGGCCC
The sequence above is drawn from the Elephas maximus indicus isolate mEleMax1 chromosome 12, mEleMax1 primary haplotype, whole genome shotgun sequence genome and encodes:
- the KRTCAP3 gene encoding keratinocyte-associated protein 3, which produces MRCRRLCRFDAARGPQRLMSVGLALILVGHVNLLLGAVLHGTVLRHVANPRGAVTPEYTTANVISVGSGLLSVSVGLVALLASRNLLCPPLHWALLALALVNLLLSAACSLGLLLAVSLTVANGGRRLIADCHPGLLDPLVPLDQGSGHADCPFDPTRIYDTALALWIPSLVMSAVEVGLSGYCCLAALILRGVGPCRKEGLQQQLEELTELEPPKCKRQENEQLLVQNQEIQASQKSWV